A genomic stretch from Antarcticibacterium flavum includes:
- a CDS encoding S9 family peptidase, with the protein MKKLIFLGAMLLFLVSCKEEPKEVEKREVATYSIEQFMDNEAVYGGSFSPDNSKLLVTSNRSGILNMYTVPTAGGEFSPVTTSDSSSVYAISYFPNDERILFRMDDNGDEVYKIFLKEGDSIKRLTPAENARALFYGWKKDGTAFYYGSNERDSRYTDVYVMDVETFAPKLLYENDEAFDFGGVSPNGRYIAFAKSINTNDSNLFLYDTEEESYTQINTTQSGNSPQEFSMDNEYFYYTTDVDGEFSYLMRYDIENATSEKVLERDWDIMGMGLSENGTYRVVYINEDAANGVEVINTRTGEEIKFPEFENAFITGVSISRDEKMAILNVGGSHTPTNLYPYNMETGDIVKLTNVLNKEIEKEDLVTAEVIRYDSFDGVEIPAIYYKPHNATEDSKVPALVWVHGGPGGQSRQNFSAFIQYLVNHGYAVLAVNNRGSSGYGKTFFQMDDQNHGEKDLQDCVEGKNWLAEQPEIDPDKIGIIGGSYGGFMTMAALTFTPEEFDVGVNIFGVTNWMRTLQSIPPWWESFKDALYLEMGDPNTQDSIRLKQISPLFHTENVTKPLLVLQGAQDPRVLQVESDEIVESVRKNGVPVEYVLFEDEGHGFVKKENQIEAYEKTLEFLNKYLKNKPEEVKEIKT; encoded by the coding sequence ATGAAAAAATTAATTTTCTTAGGTGCGATGCTTCTGTTCCTGGTTTCCTGCAAGGAGGAACCAAAAGAAGTAGAGAAACGGGAAGTAGCCACTTATTCTATTGAGCAATTCATGGATAATGAGGCGGTCTACGGGGGCAGTTTTTCTCCAGATAATTCCAAATTACTGGTTACCAGTAACAGGTCTGGAATTTTGAATATGTATACAGTGCCAACCGCGGGTGGGGAATTTTCTCCTGTTACCACCAGTGATTCCTCTTCGGTTTATGCTATTTCCTATTTTCCTAATGACGAGAGAATACTTTTTAGAATGGATGATAATGGCGATGAGGTATATAAGATATTCTTGAAAGAGGGTGACAGCATAAAACGGTTAACACCTGCTGAAAATGCCCGGGCTTTATTTTATGGCTGGAAAAAGGATGGAACAGCATTCTATTACGGAAGTAATGAGCGCGATTCCCGTTATACAGATGTTTATGTCATGGATGTGGAAACATTTGCACCTAAGCTTTTATATGAGAATGATGAAGCTTTTGATTTTGGAGGAGTATCTCCAAATGGAAGGTATATCGCATTCGCGAAATCTATTAATACAAATGATTCAAACCTGTTCCTGTATGACACAGAAGAAGAATCTTATACTCAAATCAATACAACCCAAAGCGGAAATTCCCCACAGGAATTTTCTATGGACAATGAGTATTTTTATTATACTACAGATGTTGATGGGGAATTCTCATACCTTATGAGATATGATATAGAGAATGCCACTTCAGAAAAAGTCCTGGAACGGGATTGGGATATCATGGGAATGGGATTAAGTGAAAATGGCACTTATAGGGTTGTATATATCAATGAGGATGCAGCCAATGGCGTAGAAGTTATCAATACAAGAACCGGAGAAGAAATTAAATTTCCTGAATTTGAAAATGCTTTCATAACAGGGGTAAGTATTTCCAGAGATGAAAAAATGGCGATCCTTAATGTCGGCGGTTCTCATACCCCTACAAATCTTTACCCCTACAATATGGAGACCGGGGATATTGTTAAACTTACAAATGTCCTTAATAAAGAGATAGAGAAGGAGGACCTGGTTACGGCAGAGGTCATAAGATATGATTCATTTGATGGGGTGGAGATCCCGGCTATATATTATAAACCTCATAATGCTACAGAGGATAGCAAGGTCCCGGCACTGGTATGGGTACACGGCGGTCCCGGCGGGCAATCAAGGCAAAACTTTAGTGCCTTTATACAATATCTTGTAAATCATGGCTATGCCGTGCTGGCCGTTAATAATCGTGGCAGTAGTGGCTATGGCAAAACCTTCTTTCAAATGGATGATCAAAACCATGGGGAAAAGGACCTACAGGATTGTGTTGAAGGAAAGAACTGGCTTGCCGAACAACCCGAAATTGATCCAGATAAAATCGGGATCATCGGCGGTTCTTATGGCGGATTCATGACCATGGCTGCTTTGACTTTTACGCCTGAAGAATTTGACGTGGGTGTTAATATTTTCGGAGTTACGAACTGGATGAGAACCCTTCAAAGCATCCCGCCCTGGTGGGAATCATTTAAGGATGCCCTTTACCTTGAAATGGGAGATCCCAATACACAGGATAGTATAAGGCTTAAGCAAATTTCTCCACTTTTTCACACAGAAAATGTCACTAAACCTTTACTGGTGTTACAGGGAGCACAGGATCCCAGGGTGCTGCAGGTAGAAAGTGACGAGATCGTTGAAAGTGTAAGAAAGAATGGTGTTCCCGTTGAATATGTATTGTTTGAGGATGAAGGCCATGGATTCGTTAAAAAGGAAAACCAGATCGAGGCCTATGAGAAAACCCTTGAATTCCTCAATAAATATTTAAAGAATAAACCGGAAGAGGTAAAGGAAATCAAAACCTAA
- a CDS encoding VOC family protein, whose translation MDAYSIPKNTRIGHIHLKVSNLDRALEFYRDLLGFEVTQSYGDQAVFLSAGGYHHHIGLNTWNSKDSPPAPKTGVGLFHTAILYQERKELAEILDRLQKADYPLTGAADHGVSEAIYLDDPDGNGVELYWDRPSQEWPRDPEGKIKMYTRPLDLKSLLAEL comes from the coding sequence ATGGACGCATATTCAATCCCTAAAAATACCCGCATTGGACATATCCACTTAAAGGTTTCCAACCTTGACCGAGCCCTTGAATTTTACCGGGACCTGCTGGGTTTTGAGGTCACCCAAAGTTATGGTGACCAGGCGGTTTTTTTATCGGCAGGAGGTTACCATCATCATATAGGCCTCAACACATGGAACAGCAAGGATTCTCCTCCTGCCCCTAAAACCGGCGTTGGATTGTTTCACACAGCTATTTTATATCAGGAAAGAAAAGAGCTTGCAGAAATTCTTGACCGTCTGCAGAAAGCAGATTATCCACTTACTGGAGCTGCAGACCATGGGGTTAGTGAAGCAATATATCTTGACGACCCAGATGGTAATGGTGTAGAGCTCTATTGGGATCGCCCAAGCCAGGAGTGGCCCAGGGATCCGGAAGGTAAGATCAAAATGTACACCCGCCCCCTTGACCTGAAAAGCCTACTTGCAGAATTATAA
- the sigZ gene encoding RNA polymerase sigma factor SigZ: MPPALASCDVPAIWLSHKKELYNYIFKRVKDRELAEDILQEVLLKVYNFCLSKSGVRNLRSWLFQIAQNTIMDHYRKSSKFQDRDIPDVAAEEENMAFKEAVNFIEPMLGFLPEEYAVPLKMADIDGLKQAEIACKLGLSLPATKSRIQRARQLLKAEFITCCNFETDAQGNLVSFDIKATCAPLISYRKKNF, translated from the coding sequence TTGCCTCCAGCTTTAGCTTCCTGCGATGTACCGGCGATATGGCTCTCGCATAAAAAGGAGCTTTATAATTATATTTTTAAAAGGGTGAAGGACAGGGAACTTGCAGAAGACATCCTCCAGGAAGTTTTGCTGAAGGTCTATAATTTTTGCCTGTCAAAATCTGGAGTAAGGAACCTGCGTAGCTGGTTATTCCAAATAGCCCAAAATACGATTATGGACCATTACAGAAAATCTTCCAAATTTCAGGACCGTGATATTCCTGACGTTGCTGCTGAAGAAGAGAATATGGCTTTTAAGGAGGCAGTAAATTTTATAGAGCCTATGCTGGGATTTCTGCCTGAAGAATATGCAGTCCCTCTTAAAATGGCAGATATCGATGGCTTAAAACAGGCTGAAATTGCCTGTAAGTTAGGGCTCTCCCTCCCGGCAACAAAATCCAGGATCCAAAGGGCAAGACAGCTTCTTAAAGCGGAATTTATTACCTGCTGTAATTTTGAGACAGATGCACAGGGCAATCTTGTATCTTTTGATATCAAAGCCACCTGTGCTCCATTGATTTCCTATCGCAAAAAAAATTTTTAA
- a CDS encoding VOC family protein, which produces MKRFHVHVRVKDLNDSVAFYNALFDTPATILKSDYAKWMLEDPHINFAISSGHNQNGIEHLGLQTETEQELLEVYRNLQNAKGTVREEGECTCCYSKSQKSWITDPQGVDWEAFYTHGSATVYGEGENARPAPEVMEQWTGNDGREVVRTEVVSEDNNTCTNGSCNN; this is translated from the coding sequence ATGAAAAGATTTCACGTACACGTAAGAGTAAAAGACCTTAATGATAGTGTGGCATTTTACAATGCCTTATTTGATACACCGGCTACTATCCTAAAATCAGATTATGCTAAATGGATGCTGGAAGATCCTCATATTAATTTCGCAATCTCCTCTGGCCACAATCAAAATGGAATAGAGCATCTAGGCTTGCAAACCGAAACAGAGCAGGAACTGCTGGAAGTATATAGGAATTTGCAAAACGCCAAAGGAACAGTAAGAGAAGAAGGAGAATGCACCTGTTGCTATTCAAAGTCCCAAAAAAGCTGGATCACAGACCCACAGGGAGTAGATTGGGAAGCATTTTATACTCATGGTTCTGCAACAGTATATGGAGAAGGTGAAAATGCCAGGCCTGCCCCTGAGGTAATGGAGCAGTGGACCGGTAACGATGGCCGGGAGGTAGTAAGAACCGAGGTTGTTAGTGAGGATAACAATACCTGTACGAATGGCAGCTGTAACAATTAG
- a CDS encoding GNAT family N-acetyltransferase, producing the protein MAAVTIRPMVPDDWYRVREIYEAGIATGIATFETTAPTWEDWDRAHLQFSRLVSLEQERITGWAALSPVSGRCVYGGVAEVSVYVDSGYRGKGKGKYLLNHLITESENNGIWTLQAGLFPENTASLKIHLQSGFRLIGDRVRIGKLHKTWKDNLILEKRSNRVGID; encoded by the coding sequence ATGGCAGCTGTAACAATTAGGCCTATGGTGCCTGATGACTGGTATAGGGTGAGAGAGATCTATGAAGCCGGAATAGCCACAGGCATTGCCACCTTTGAAACCACCGCCCCGACCTGGGAAGATTGGGACAGGGCTCACCTGCAATTTTCCCGGCTGGTATCCCTGGAGCAGGAACGTATCACAGGGTGGGCAGCTTTAAGCCCGGTTTCCGGCAGGTGCGTCTATGGTGGGGTTGCAGAGGTAAGTGTCTATGTAGATTCCGGTTACCGCGGGAAGGGAAAAGGGAAATATCTCCTGAACCATTTAATTACAGAAAGTGAGAATAATGGTATTTGGACCCTGCAGGCAGGATTATTTCCTGAAAATACGGCCAGTTTAAAGATTCATTTACAAAGTGGTTTCAGGCTAATAGGCGATAGGGTGAGAATTGGGAAACTTCACAAAACGTGGAAGGACAACCTGATCCTGGAAAAACGAAGTAATAGAGTGGGAATTGATTAA
- a CDS encoding alpha/beta fold hydrolase, whose amino-acid sequence MKKILLICIFTFLAFQLKAEERYITTSDGVQLYVKIEGTGEPCLYLHGGPGSGSYWVEKFYGKQLESEFTMIYLDQRGVGRSSSPGNKDFSPERMALDFEEVRQALGYDSWITLGHSFGGILQMQYVENYPNSTKGLIMVNCTLDINESFCESWSPKAAEFLEINNLPGCANDTLPLMNRMQSHIYELKQKDIFWKMGFATKEAEALLDATYSEIPDWNFDFGNAAFSYDGYWKDFKPATANVTIPVLFYYGTKDWMVGPNHYKGMKFPNMLLWKNDGGHIPFMENQEDLQSAITAYKAEYNF is encoded by the coding sequence ATGAAAAAAATTTTATTAATCTGTATTTTTACTTTCCTTGCCTTCCAATTAAAGGCAGAAGAAAGATATATCACCACCTCAGACGGGGTCCAGCTCTATGTAAAAATTGAAGGAACCGGGGAGCCTTGTCTTTATCTTCATGGCGGTCCCGGCTCGGGTAGCTACTGGGTAGAAAAATTCTATGGCAAACAGTTGGAGAGTGAATTTACAATGATCTATCTGGATCAACGCGGGGTGGGAAGATCTTCCAGTCCCGGGAATAAAGATTTCTCACCAGAAAGAATGGCATTAGATTTTGAGGAAGTAAGACAGGCGCTGGGTTACGATTCCTGGATTACCCTGGGTCATTCCTTTGGGGGAATCCTCCAAATGCAGTATGTAGAAAATTATCCAAATTCCACAAAAGGTCTCATTATGGTAAATTGTACTCTTGATATAAACGAGAGTTTCTGTGAGAGCTGGAGCCCAAAAGCAGCAGAGTTCCTGGAAATAAATAATCTTCCCGGGTGTGCAAATGATACTTTGCCTTTGATGAATCGAATGCAATCACATATTTATGAATTAAAACAGAAAGATATATTCTGGAAAATGGGTTTTGCCACAAAAGAAGCAGAAGCACTTCTGGATGCCACCTATTCTGAGATTCCAGACTGGAATTTTGATTTTGGAAATGCCGCATTTTCATATGATGGCTATTGGAAAGACTTTAAACCGGCTACTGCCAATGTTACTATTCCTGTACTATTCTACTATGGTACAAAGGACTGGATGGTTGGACCTAATCATTATAAAGGAATGAAATTCCCAAACATGCTCCTCTGGAAAAATGATGGCGGTCACATCCCGTTCATGGAAAATCAAGAGGACCTGCAGAGTGCCATTACGGCTTATAAAGCAGAATATAATTTCTAG
- a CDS encoding DUF6503 family protein yields the protein MKYLFLLLSIILISSCQRQEEEITAQDVIDRTIERAGGERFKRATVEFRFRDHTYKSIRNGGEFHLERNRKDSIGHYRDILSNTGYQRFLNDSLLTVPDSMVVRYSSSVNSVHYFAHLPYGLNDRAVNKEMAGEAVIKGEPYYQLKITFQQEGGGADHHDEFMYWIHKKNYTIDYLAYKFQVNDGGIRFRAAYNPRVIGGLRFVDYKNYTIEDLETRLEELDELYEQGQLDMLSNIKTEILNVEVR from the coding sequence ATGAAATACCTTTTCCTACTACTTTCCATTATTCTTATTAGTTCCTGCCAACGCCAGGAGGAGGAGATCACTGCTCAGGATGTTATTGACAGGACTATTGAAAGAGCAGGGGGAGAACGTTTTAAAAGGGCAACTGTAGAATTCAGGTTTAGAGATCATACTTATAAAAGTATAAGGAACGGCGGGGAGTTTCACCTGGAAAGAAATAGAAAGGATTCCATAGGACATTATAGGGATATCCTGAGCAACACAGGGTATCAACGATTTTTAAATGACAGCCTGCTTACCGTTCCTGATTCTATGGTGGTACGTTACTCCAGCAGTGTTAATTCTGTTCATTATTTTGCGCATTTGCCTTATGGACTTAACGACAGGGCTGTAAATAAGGAAATGGCGGGGGAAGCCGTAATTAAAGGAGAACCTTACTACCAGCTAAAAATAACTTTCCAGCAGGAAGGTGGTGGGGCAGACCATCACGATGAATTTATGTACTGGATACACAAGAAAAATTATACCATAGATTACCTGGCGTATAAATTTCAGGTTAATGATGGTGGGATAAGATTTAGAGCTGCATACAATCCCAGAGTAATAGGGGGCTTAAGATTTGTAGATTATAAGAATTATACCATTGAAGATCTCGAAACCAGGCTTGAAGAGCTTGACGAGCTATATGAACAGGGCCAGTTGGATATGCTCTCTAACATTAAAACCGAGATATTAAATGTCGAGGTGAGATGA
- a CDS encoding cob(I)yrinic acid a,c-diamide adenosyltransferase — MKIYTKTGDKGTTSLFGGTRVPKHHIRIESYGTVDELNAHIGLVKDQDCGEDTRKVLNRVQDRLFTIGSTLATEPEKAQLKSGKKRLTIPGITNDDIKLLEDEMDRMNEELPEMTHFVLPGGHQAVSFCHIARCVCRRAERMATALHELNPFDVLVLQYLNRLSDYLFVLARKLSKDLNAEEVQWIPEKGK, encoded by the coding sequence ATGAAGATTTATACTAAAACCGGTGATAAAGGAACTACTTCCCTATTTGGTGGCACCCGTGTGCCAAAACACCATATAAGGATAGAAAGTTATGGTACCGTAGATGAACTTAATGCTCATATAGGGCTTGTGAAGGACCAGGATTGCGGCGAAGACACCCGCAAAGTCCTTAACCGGGTGCAGGACCGTTTGTTTACCATTGGCTCCACTCTGGCAACTGAACCTGAAAAAGCACAGTTGAAAAGTGGTAAAAAACGCCTCACCATACCCGGGATCACCAATGATGATATTAAGCTCCTTGAAGATGAAATGGACAGGATGAATGAGGAATTGCCTGAAATGACACATTTTGTTCTTCCAGGTGGCCACCAGGCAGTGTCATTCTGTCACATAGCACGCTGTGTATGCAGGCGGGCAGAGCGTATGGCTACAGCTTTGCACGAATTGAACCCATTTGATGTCCTGGTTTTGCAGTACCTCAACCGGCTCTCTGACTACCTTTTTGTGCTGGCACGAAAGTTGTCCAAAGATTTAAATGCAGAGGAGGTCCAGTGGATCCCTGAAAAAGGTAAATAA
- a CDS encoding DUF2795 domain-containing protein, with product MYWTLELASYLSDAPWPATKDELIDYAIRTGAPLEVVENLQSIEDEGDSYDSIEEIWPDYPTDEDYLWNEDEY from the coding sequence ATGTATTGGACTTTAGAACTAGCATCCTACCTAAGTGATGCACCCTGGCCGGCAACAAAAGATGAGTTGATCGATTATGCCATTCGAACAGGCGCTCCGCTGGAAGTAGTGGAAAACCTTCAGTCTATTGAAGATGAAGGGGACTCATATGACTCTATCGAAGAAATTTGGCCTGATTATCCTACAGATGAGGATTACCTCTGGAATGAGGATGAATATTAA
- the secA gene encoding preprotein translocase subunit SecA produces MSFLDSVLKVFVGDKSKKDVKEIQPIVEKIKALEKEFEALSLDELREKTTTFKKKISDATADVRKQIEDLNKEADASDDITRNEDIYAEIDGLKDTMYGITQDVLNDILPEAFATVKETAKRFVANPQLKVTASAFDREISAEKSYVELDGDQAIWHNSWDAAGKPVTWDMVHYDVQLIGGVAMHQGKIAEMQTGEGKTLVATLPMYLNALAGNGVHLITVNDYLAKRDSAWMAPIFEFHGLTVDCIDYHRPNSAARRKAYNADITYGTNNEFGFDYLRDNMSHAPDDLVQRPHNYAIVDEVDSVLIDDARTPLIISGPIPKGDIHEFEVLKPTISNLVEVQRQHLTKILAEAKKLIAAGNTEEGGLQLLRVYRGLPKNKALIKFLSEEGIRQLLQKTENKYMADNNREMPTVDEELYFVIEEKNNQIDLTDKGIEFLSGKDDPDFFVMPEIGMEIAKIEKEGLTKEEEAEKKEELFRDYSVKSERIHTMRQLLKAYTLFEKDTEYVVMENKVKIVDEQTGRIMEGRRYSDGLHQAIEAKENVKIEDATQTFATITLQNYFRMYRKLSGMTGTAVTEAGEFWEIYKMDVVEIPTNRPIARNDKEDLVYKTKREKFNAVIEQVTELSRAGRPVLIGTTSVEISELLSRMLTLRKVPHNVLNAKLHKKEADIVAEAGNAGVVTIATNMAGRGTDIKLSKEVKEAGGLAIIGTERHDSRRVDRQLRGRAGRQGDPGSSQFYVSLEDNLMRLFGSERIAKLMDRMGLEEGEVIQHSMISKSIERAQKKVEENNFGVRKRLLEYDDVMNAQREVIYKRRYHALFGERLKVDIANMIFDTAESITETNKMAQDFKNFEFELIRYFSMSSPVTEDEFAKMDVQKIAGEVYKSAFEHYHAKMERTAKTAYPIIKQVFEDESNNFERIAVPFTDGTKSLQVVTNLEKAYETEGKQLTKDFEKNITLAIIDESWKTHLRKMDELKQSVQLAVHEQKDPLLIYKFEAFELFKVMIDLVNKDVISFLFKGEIPEGNVQNISEARQTRRKEKVETSKEEIPNMDERAAQSRAAGQRTQQRPQVTETIVREHAKIGRNDKVTIKNVMTGENKSMKYKQAIPLIEKGDWVLTGSQP; encoded by the coding sequence ATGAGTTTTTTAGATTCTGTATTAAAAGTATTTGTTGGCGATAAATCCAAGAAGGACGTCAAGGAAATACAGCCCATTGTGGAAAAAATAAAAGCCCTCGAAAAGGAGTTCGAGGCACTTTCCCTGGATGAACTTCGCGAAAAGACCACCACCTTTAAAAAGAAGATCTCTGATGCTACTGCTGATGTAAGAAAGCAAATAGAAGATCTCAATAAAGAAGCAGACGCATCTGATGATATCACCAGAAATGAAGACATATATGCTGAAATTGACGGATTAAAAGATACTATGTATGGGATTACACAGGATGTTCTAAATGATATCCTGCCAGAAGCATTTGCGACCGTAAAGGAGACCGCTAAAAGGTTTGTGGCCAATCCTCAGCTTAAAGTGACTGCAAGTGCATTTGACCGTGAAATCTCTGCAGAAAAATCTTATGTGGAACTTGATGGCGACCAGGCCATTTGGCATAACTCCTGGGACGCTGCCGGGAAACCCGTAACCTGGGATATGGTGCACTATGACGTGCAGCTTATTGGTGGGGTTGCAATGCATCAGGGAAAGATCGCCGAGATGCAAACAGGGGAAGGAAAAACTCTTGTAGCTACTCTTCCTATGTACCTCAACGCCCTTGCAGGAAATGGAGTACACCTTATTACCGTTAACGACTACCTCGCAAAACGTGACAGCGCCTGGATGGCTCCTATATTTGAATTCCACGGCCTAACTGTGGATTGTATAGATTACCACAGGCCTAATTCTGCCGCAAGAAGAAAAGCTTACAATGCTGATATTACGTACGGGACAAATAATGAGTTTGGTTTTGACTACCTGCGTGACAACATGTCCCATGCGCCAGATGATCTTGTACAACGCCCGCACAACTATGCGATCGTAGATGAGGTGGATTCGGTTTTAATTGATGATGCCCGTACCCCACTTATTATTTCAGGACCTATTCCTAAAGGGGATATCCACGAATTTGAAGTGCTAAAGCCTACCATTTCAAACCTGGTAGAAGTACAAAGACAGCATCTTACAAAGATCCTGGCTGAGGCTAAAAAGCTTATTGCTGCAGGGAATACAGAAGAAGGCGGCTTACAACTCTTAAGGGTTTACCGCGGACTTCCAAAGAACAAGGCGCTCATTAAATTTTTGAGTGAAGAAGGAATTCGACAACTGCTCCAAAAGACCGAAAACAAATATATGGCCGATAATAACCGTGAGATGCCTACGGTAGATGAGGAGCTGTATTTTGTTATTGAAGAAAAGAATAACCAAATAGATCTTACAGATAAAGGGATCGAATTTCTTTCAGGTAAGGATGATCCAGATTTCTTCGTGATGCCGGAGATTGGAATGGAGATAGCCAAGATCGAAAAAGAAGGTTTAACCAAAGAGGAAGAAGCCGAGAAAAAAGAAGAACTCTTCCGCGATTATAGTGTAAAGAGCGAACGTATTCATACCATGCGGCAGCTTCTTAAAGCCTATACCCTGTTCGAGAAAGACACAGAGTATGTGGTGATGGAGAACAAGGTTAAGATCGTTGATGAGCAAACCGGTCGTATTATGGAAGGTCGTCGATATAGTGATGGTCTTCACCAGGCAATAGAAGCCAAGGAAAATGTCAAGATTGAGGATGCCACTCAAACTTTCGCGACCATTACCCTGCAGAACTACTTCAGGATGTACCGCAAGTTATCTGGTATGACAGGTACCGCGGTTACAGAGGCCGGTGAATTCTGGGAGATCTATAAAATGGATGTGGTAGAAATTCCTACCAACCGGCCTATTGCCCGTAATGATAAGGAGGATTTAGTATATAAAACCAAACGTGAAAAATTCAATGCGGTAATCGAGCAGGTTACCGAACTTTCACGGGCAGGAAGACCGGTACTTATTGGTACCACTTCCGTAGAGATTTCAGAACTTTTGAGCCGTATGCTTACCCTACGTAAGGTGCCGCATAACGTATTGAACGCAAAACTCCATAAGAAGGAGGCAGATATTGTTGCTGAAGCCGGTAATGCCGGGGTAGTAACAATTGCTACCAACATGGCAGGTCGTGGTACAGATATTAAATTGAGTAAGGAAGTAAAAGAAGCAGGCGGTCTTGCTATCATTGGTACAGAGCGTCATGACTCCAGGCGTGTGGACAGGCAGTTGCGAGGACGTGCAGGACGACAGGGAGATCCGGGAAGTTCACAGTTCTATGTTTCTTTGGAAGATAACCTAATGCGTTTATTTGGATCTGAAAGAATTGCCAAGTTAATGGACCGTATGGGTCTTGAAGAAGGCGAAGTGATCCAGCATTCAATGATCTCTAAATCCATCGAACGCGCTCAGAAAAAAGTGGAGGAGAACAACTTTGGGGTTCGTAAGCGGTTACTTGAATATGATGATGTAATGAACGCCCAGCGAGAAGTGATCTACAAACGTCGTTACCACGCATTGTTCGGGGAACGTCTTAAGGTAGATATCGCCAATATGATCTTTGATACTGCTGAAAGTATTACTGAAACCAACAAAATGGCTCAGGATTTTAAGAATTTTGAGTTTGAGCTTATAAGATATTTCTCAATGAGCTCCCCGGTTACTGAAGATGAATTTGCAAAAATGGACGTGCAGAAGATCGCCGGTGAGGTATATAAATCGGCCTTTGAGCATTACCATGCCAAAATGGAGCGTACAGCGAAAACCGCTTACCCTATTATAAAACAGGTTTTTGAAGACGAATCCAATAATTTTGAACGTATAGCTGTTCCATTTACAGATGGTACCAAGAGCCTGCAGGTTGTAACAAACCTTGAAAAAGCTTACGAGACCGAAGGAAAGCAGCTCACAAAAGATTTCGAAAAGAATATCACCCTTGCAATAATCGATGAATCCTGGAAAACGCACCTGCGTAAAATGGATGAATTGAAGCAGAGTGTGCAGCTGGCAGTTCACGAACAAAAGGATCCACTATTAATTTACAAATTTGAAGCTTTTGAACTCTTCAAGGTAATGATCGACCTGGTGAACAAAGATGTTATCTCTTTCCTGTTCAAAGGAGAGATCCCGGAAGGAA